A portion of the Ferroacidibacillus organovorans genome contains these proteins:
- a CDS encoding phage terminase large subunit family protein, producing MKHTHWEIDSECPQCGKHNRLRIPVGERVVRVHCEHCTHGYEYTHVVIEHEEVADEQ from the coding sequence GTGAAACATACGCATTGGGAGATTGACTCGGAGTGCCCGCAATGTGGGAAACACAATCGGCTGCGCATTCCTGTCGGGGAGCGCGTGGTGCGTGTGCACTGTGAGCATTGCACACATGGCTATGAGTATACGCATGTCGTTATCGAGCATGAAGAAGTCGCGGATGAACAATAA
- a CDS encoding AtpZ/AtpI family protein yields the protein MVSKIKDDRGSGQKNKEWKAFAVFSGASLQLLVSMIVFGFLGHALSQRWNVAWPTLVGVLFGLFAGVYGLSFLIKRFLGEKP from the coding sequence GTGGTGTCCAAGATCAAAGATGATCGAGGGTCGGGCCAAAAAAATAAGGAATGGAAAGCGTTTGCAGTATTTTCTGGCGCTTCCCTTCAATTGTTGGTCTCCATGATCGTTTTTGGATTCTTGGGTCATGCCCTTTCCCAACGATGGAACGTTGCATGGCCGACGCTCGTCGGTGTGCTGTTCGGGTTGTTCGCAGGGGTTTACGGCTTGTCGTTCCTGATTAAACGCTTTTTGGGAGAGAAGCCATGA